A window from Drosophila willistoni isolate 14030-0811.24 chromosome XR unlocalized genomic scaffold, UCI_dwil_1.1 Seg143, whole genome shotgun sequence encodes these proteins:
- the LOC6645522 gene encoding general transcription factor IIH subunit 2, producing the protein MEEDDQKEYRWETGYEKTWEAIKEDDDGMLDGAIADIIQKAKRQRQLEKTKQNRLGMMRHVFLVIDCSESMSVPDLKPTRLRCTLKLLEIFIDEFFDQNPISQLGIIALKAKRAEKITELTGTSRVHLKALESLANVVLTSEPSLQNGLDMALKTLKVVPSHASREIVIIMGSLTTCDPVDINLTINELKKEGIRCSVISLSAEIHVARYLAKETMGSYGAVLDDAHFRDQLLSQVDPPPAAKTQHNSLIRMGFPHSTSNEADGKDAPLSMCMCHIENVDEPSELSTTGHYCPQCHSKYCELPVECQSCDLTLVSAPHLARSYHHIFPVPNFEEMPHDQLPGPTECFSCAKLLATVADKTVYKCIHCGEVFCLDCDIFIHETLHACVGCNSTHGVAGLVYQAQQQQQGTSKDGETQAHQQQQQQQQQQQQQQQQQQQMDESASPPTTKRRQFNM; encoded by the exons ATGGAAGAAGATGACCAAAAAGAATACCGTTGGGAAACTGGCTATGAGAAGACATGGGAGGCCATCAAGGAGGACGACGATGGCATGCTGGATGGCGCCATTGCTGACATTATACAAAAGGCGAAACGCCAAAGGCAGCTCGAGAAGACCAAACAAAATCGCCTTGGTATGATGAGGCACGTTTTCCTAGTCATAGATTGCTCCGAGTCCATGAGTGTCCCAGATCTGAAGCCCACACGTTTGCGTTGCACTCTCAAGCTGCTGGAAATCTTCATTGATGAGTTCTTCGATCAGAATCCCATCAGCCAGCTGGGCATTATAGCCCTTAAGGCTAAGCGGGCGGAGAAAATCACAGAACTGACTGGCACCTCGCGTGTTCATCTTAAGGCTCTTGAGAG CCTAGCAAATGTTGTGCTGACTAGCGAACCATCACTACAGAATGGCTTGGATATGGCTCTGAAGACGCTCAAAGTGGTGCCATCGCATGCTTCGCGAGAGATTGTCATCATAATGGGCTCCCTGACCACCTGTGACCCGGTGGACATCAACTTAACCATTAATGAACTGAAAAAGGAGGGCATACGCTGCTCCGTCATATCATTGTCGGCGGAAATCCATGTGGCCCGCTATCTGGCCAAAGAGACAATGGGCTCATATGGCGCCGTACTGGATGATGCCCATTTTCGGGATCAATTGCTCTCGCAAGTAGATCCTCCACCCGCTGCCAAGACACAACACAATTCCCTCATTCGCATGGGCTTTCCGCATAGCACGAGCAACGAGGCGGATGGCAAAGATGCACCCCTGTCCATGTGCATGTGCCATATCGAGAATGTGGACGAGCCCAGCGAGCTAAGCACAACGGGTCACTATTGCCCGCAATGCCATAGCAAATACTGTGAACTGCCAGTGGAATGCCAATCGTGCGATCTCACATTGGTATCTGCTCCCCATTTGGCGCGCTCCTATCATCATATATTTCCGGTGCCAAATTTCGAAGAGATGCCCCACGATCAGCTGCCAGGTCCAACGGAATGCTTCTCCTGTGCCAAGCTTCTTGCTACGGTGGCCGACAAGACTGTATACAAATGCATCCATTGTGGGGAGGTCTTCTGCCTCGATTGTGATATATTCATACACGAAACCCTGCATGCCTGTGTCGGTTGTAATAGCACCCATGGGGTGGCTGGTCTGGTTTATCaggcccagcagcagcagcaaggcACCAGCAAAGATGGCGAAACGCAGGcacatcaacagcagcagcaacaacaacaacaacaacaacaacagcagcaacaacaacaacaaatggatGAATCTGCATCACCACCCACCACAAAGCGGCGTCAATTTAACATGTAA
- the LOC6645523 gene encoding cationic amino acid transporter 3, whose product MSKVWNSLTRRRTDDVNEGESQLARVLNLFDLTALGVGSTLGLGVYVLAGQVAYDIAGPAVTISFLIAAIASAFAGICYAEFAARVPKAGSAYVYSYVTIGEFVAFTIGWNLILEYVIGTASVSRGLSGYFDSLINNSMSRSLNESMHIDVSFLGDYPDFLSFGMILLLAALLAFGAKESSFLNNIFTLVNLVTIGIVLVTGAMNANADNWRIPADQVPEGFGTGGFMPFGIAGVMAGAAKCFFGFVGFDCIATTGEEAINPKRNIPLAIVISLIIIFLAYFGVSTVLTMMLPYFLQNKDAPFPHAFDEVGWYTIKWIVTIGAVFALCTSLLGAMFPLPRILYAMGKDGILFKRLSKVHPYTQTPLLATIVSGIFAAIMALLFNLDQLVDMMSIGTLLAYTIVAICVLVLRYQDEDMTREVTVKAPNVFRQLYNGNSYREPTAMTSSITKIGIVVFAVMCLVWCSCAKALEISSTGGIVSLSLVGVVLILICIVIGMQPVSSIELTFKVPLVPFVPCLSVFVNLYLMFQLDLFTWIRFLIWIFIGYVIYFTYGVRNSTQIQRSRNHADASATAMQQQHENRAFEPDWKPQSENGMGRELPPAYEYSEKL is encoded by the exons ATGTCAAAAGTGTGGAACTCATTAACCCGCCGCAGGACGGACGATGTCAACGAGGGTGAATCGCAATTGGCTCGTGTCCTCAATCTATTTGATCTGACCGCATTGGGAGTGGGCAGCACCTTGGGTCTGGGTGTCTATGTGTTGGCCGGTCAGGTGGCCTATGATATTGCCGGACCGGCTGTAACAATATCCTTTCTAATTGCGGCCATTGCATCGGCCTTTGCTGGCATCTGTTATGCTGAATTTGCCGCTCGTGTACCAAAGGCTGGAAGTGCTTATGTCTATAGTTATGTGACAATTGGTGAATTTGTGGCCTTTACCATTGGCTGGAATTTGATATTGGAATATGTTATCGGCACAGCATCCGTATCCCGTGGTCTGAGTGGCTATTTTGATTCTCTTATTAATAACAGCATGTCGCGTTCTCTTAATGAATCGATGCACATTGATGTGAGTTTCCTGGGTGACTATCCGGATTTTCTATCCTTTGGCATGATATTGCTATTGGCCGCATTGCTGGCATTTGGAGCCAAAGAGTCAAGTTTTCTCAATAATATCTTCACTTTGGTCAATTTGGTGACCATTGGCATTGTTCTTGTCACTGGAGCCATGAATG CCAATGCTGATAACTGGCGTATTCCGGCTGACCAGGTACCCGAAGGATTCGGTACTGGCGGATTTATGCCTTTCGGTATTGCCGGTGTTATGGCCGGTGCGGCGAAATGTTTTTTCGGTTTTGTGGGATTCGATTGCATTGCCACTACTGGCGAGGAGGCAATCAATCCAAAGCGTAATATACCGCTGGCCATTGTCATCTCAttgataattatatttttggcCTATTTTGGTGTCTCGACGGTATTGACCATGATGTTGCCATATTTTCTTCAAAACAAGGATGCCCCATTCCCACATGCCTTTGATGAAGTTGGCTGGTATACCATCAAATGGATTGTCACCATTGGCGCTGTATTTGCCTTGTGTACAAGTCTCTTGGGTGCCATGTTCCCATTGCCACGTATTCTCTATGCTATGGGCAAGGATGGCATATTGTTCAAACGTCTGTCCAAGGTTCATCCATATACGCAAACGCCTCTTTTGGCCACCATTGTGTCGGGAATATTTGCAGCAATTATGGCATTGCTTTTCAATTTGGATCAATTGGTCGACATGATGTCAATTGGCACTCTCTTGGCCTACACCATAGTGGCGATTTGTGTTCTAGTGTTGCGCTATCAAGATGAAGATATGACCCGTGAGGTTACCGTGAAGGCACCCAATGTATTCCGTCAATTGTACAATGGCAACTCATACAGGGAGCCCACCGCCATGACCTCGTCCATAACGAAAATTGGCATTGTCGTGTTTGCGGTAATGTGTCTGGTATGGTGTTCCTGTGCCAAAGCCCTGGAAATTAGCAGCACCGGGGGCATTGTCTCACTTAGCCTGGTGGGTGTCGTTTTGATACTTATTTGCATTGTGATTGGCATGCAACCGGTGTCCAGCATTGAGCTCACATTCAAGGTGCCATTGGTGCCATTTGTGCCATGTCTCAGTGTCTTTGTCAATTTGTATTTGATGTTCCAATTGGATTTGTTTACCTGGATACGTTTTCTTATTTGGATATTTATCGGTTATGTCATCTATTTCACCTACGGTGTGCGTAACTCCACACAAATACAGCGCTCTCGAAATCATGCCGACGCATCTGCCACGGccatgcagcagcagcatgaGAATCGCGCCTTTGAGCCGGACTGGAAGCCACAATCGGAGAATGGCATGGGCCGTGAATTACCGCCAGCCTATGAATATTCTGAGAAACTTTAA
- the LOC111518997 gene encoding uncharacterized protein LOC111518997, translated as MWQHFKKLFIGVLSICLVVAFAAAQSADPAEPSAEYLPPVGEAEAAQLSDDGYRYKTVRRLKLRHRREVPNQEYLPPVDNSPSQEYLPPVDAAAIGDTKVADDGYRYKTVRKLKFRARHRRDVSEIAEPSNEYLPPVEVELAPELKTVLGDDGYRYKTVRRLKLRRHRREAEAVAADEAAAAATNGEYLPPVEAPAAESAVAEVKAAEPEGTELAKDGYRYKTVRRIRYRYRH; from the exons ATGTGGCAACATTTCAAG AAACTTTTCATTGGAGTCCTGTCCATCTGCTTGGTGGtggcttttgctgctgctcaATCTGCCGATCCCGCTGAACCTTCTGCCGAATATCTGCCACCTGTTGGCGAGGCTGAGGCAGCTCAATTGTCCGACGATGGTTATCGCTACAAGACTGTCCGCCGCCTGAAACTGCGTCATCGTCGTGAGGTGCCCAACCAGGAATACTTGCCACCTGTGGACAATAGCCCCAGCCAGGAATATTTGCCACCAGTCGATGCTGCCGCCATTGGTGATACTAAAGTTGCCGATGATGGCTACCGTTACAAGACTGTCCGCAAGTTGAAGTTCCGTGCCCGTCATCGTCGTGATGTATCTGAGATCGCTGAGCCTAGCAACGAATATCTGCCCCCCGTTGAGGTTGAATTGGCCCCTGAGCTGAAGACCGTGTTGGGTGATGATGGTTACCGTTACAAGACTGTGCGTCGCCTCAAGCtccgtcgtcatcgtcgtgaGGCTGAGGCTGTTGCTGCCGATGaggccgctgccgctgccaccAACGGTGAATACCTGCCCCCAGTCGAGGCACCTGCAGCTGAGTCTGCTGTGGCCGAGGTTAAGGCTGCTGAGCCCGAGGGCACTGAATTGGCCAAGGATGGTTACCGTTACAAGACCGTGCGCCGCATCCGTTATCGTTATCGCCATTAA
- the LOC6645524 gene encoding uncharacterized protein LOC6645524, with protein MLTVQLIMESGEQLVMQLPISASIYELKRELQSLLNIQEPLEICTSDVTLADSVLLTEIAGLGNNEQIKPIVSCYEGNNFVCLIRFSLEAEDIALPLVDNSVSDSSIEVKVESEMEMEPDVTTGQHPPYMNILPEKRQFVVIVSASECAKNFCDLFKGFFGKFLRFGDVRSLDFNDVTPVAEYHGRLYIAADNEETREWVASSVCSIGLYEAAGFIDFLHLTAARVTWPKVETCLLRIFTLLEQQNCGIKTEKWAVVSREYVLPTVTNICPNEQVYIWMDADSADIIKERFNSLKLCFWTIEFEFYD; from the exons atgtTGACTGTTCAATTGATCATGGAATCCGGAGAG CAATTGGTTATGCAGCTCCCGATCTCAGCTAGTATATACGAACTTAAGAGAGAGCTGCAGAGTCTTCTCAATATTCAGGAACCATTGGAGATTTGTACTTCTGATGTAACGTTGGCCGATTCAGTTCTTTTGACAGAAATTGCTGGTCTAGGCAACAACGAACAAATTAAGCCGATTGTGTCTTGCTAtgaaggcaacaattttgtgtgCTTGATACGATTTTCTCTTGAGGCCGAGGATATCGCGCTTCCACTAGTCGATAATTCGGTGTCAGACTCAAGTATCGAAGTTAAAGTTGAAtctgaaatggaaatggaaccGGATGTTACAACTGGTCAGCATCCCCCATACATGAACATCCTGCCAGAGAAGAGGCAGTTTGTTGTGATAGTTTCTGCCTCCGAATGCGCAAAGAACTTTTGCGATCTGTTCAAAGGGTTCTTTGGTAAATTTTTGCGTTTCGGAGACGTTCGGAGCTTAGATTTCAATGATGTCACTCCGGTCGCTGAATACCATGGCCGGCTGTACATCGCAGCGGACAACGAAGAGACCAGGGAATGGGTGGCGAGCAGCGTGTGTTCTATAGGGCTCTATGAGGCCGCTGGTTTTATAGACTTCCTGCACCTGACAGCGGCCAGAGTTACTTGGCCAAAGGTAGAGACTTGTTTGCTGCGAATTTTCACGCTCCTCGAACAGCAGAACTGTGGTATAAAGACGGAGAAGTGGGCTGTCGTGAGCCGGGAATATGTACTCCCTACAGTCACAAATATTTGCCCCAATGAACAGGTTTACATCTGGATGGATGCGGACAGTGCGGATATCATCAAGGAGAGATTCAACAGCCTTAAACTATGTTTTTGGACGATCGAATTTGAGTTCTACGACTAG